The proteins below come from a single Drosophila suzukii chromosome X, CBGP_Dsuzu_IsoJpt1.0, whole genome shotgun sequence genomic window:
- the moon gene encoding moonshiner has translation MAGRMKKLVPTDGNWIPESRRFPLDLIASVMSGLRGDVEGVTPEERQSLKELQKTWLKKLANRLPDSNPRPPSPKRPRLRAKKKAPQVEIPPAVEEREEYNVYEVEDSEVVRNRICIPRLRSHWKLRYFEIMMPAFVIKRGLLNKHFNWEIVDKIMGAPDEEATAFLQEFVDDVVKDLTP, from the coding sequence atgGCTGGTCGCATGAAGAAGCTCGTGCCCACCGATGGCAATTGGATCCCGGAGTCGCGCCGCTTCCCCCTGGATTTGATCGCCAGCGTGATGAGTGGCCTGCGCGGCGACGTGGAGGGAGTGACCCCCGAGGAGCGCCAGTCCCTGAAGGAGTTGCAGAAGACATGGCTTAAGAAGCTGGCCAACCGCCTGCCTGATTCAAATCCCCGTCCGCCCTCGCCCAAGAGGCCTCGCCTTCGGGCCAAGAAAAAGGCCCCCCAGGTGGAGATCCCGCCGGCGGTGGAGGAGCGCGAGGAGTACAACGTCTACGAGGTGGAGGACAGCGAGGTGGTCAGGAACCGCATCTGCATACCCCGACTTCGATCCCATTGGAAGCTGCGCTACTTTGAGATCATGATGCCCGCCTTTGTCATCAAGCGCGGCCTATTGAATAAGCACTTCAACTGGGAGATCGtcgacaagatcatgggcgcCCCCGACGAAGAGGCCACCGCCTTTCTCCAGGAGTTCGTGGACGACGTGGTCAAGGACCTGACACCCTGA
- the LOC108005499 gene encoding microfibril-associated glycoprotein 4 → MKSECFVILLLIFLLEEHHFVCANSIKDAPQEPTNQNAEIECINYCFLIFKPVLDNFVHLKTAADANNETRETIKDLQSQLKNRESEIKIKEEAMKVKDEQIADLRNHIKSLETTLSERSNQLLECRETEANFPDSCPSGSPNGIYQIKPRGMEPFKVPCVSSPSGWSVILRRFDGSENFVRNWTDYKNGFGNVRGEFFIGLEKLHRMTNERPHELYIKLGKVDGSKSYAQYDDFRIGNEEESYELKSVGKYSGEAGDSLEGHVNKKFSTFDRDNDLSTENCALNRGGWWYLSCYFSKLTGKYYDSGHNSSRHGISWGSWHDSNYTISLTFAEMMIRPKSL, encoded by the exons ATGAAATCAGAGTGTTTTGTGATTCTCCTGTTGATTTTTCTTCTTGAAGAACATCATTTTGTCTGTGCAAACTCAATCAAAGATGCACCGCAAGAGCCAACCAATCAGAATGCTGAAATCGAGTGCATcaattattgttttttaatttttaagccTGTTCTCGACAATTTCGTACATCTTAAAACTGCAGCCGATGCCAACAATGAAACGAGAGAGACTATAAAGGACTTGCAGAGTCAGTTAAAAAATAGAGAATctgaaatcaaaataaaagaagaggCTATGAAAGTGAAAGATGAACAAATCGCGGACCTGCGGAATCACATTAAATCGCTTGAGACAACACTATCAGAAAGATCTAATCAGCTTTTGGAGTGCCGTGAAACTGAGGCCAATTTCCCCGACTCATGTCCCAGTGGCAGTCCCAATGGGATTTACCAAATCAAACCTCGGGGAATGGAGCCATTTAAAGTGCCATGTGTGTCCTCTCCATCTGGTTGGTCGGTAATCCTGAGACGTTTCGACGGATCCGAGAACTTCGTTAGAAACTGGACTGATTATAAAAATGGATTTGGAAATGTTCGGGGAGAATTTTTCATAGGGCTGGAGAAATTACATCGGATGACAAACGAACGACCCCACGAGCTCTACATAAAGCTTGGCAAGGTTGATGGATCCAAGAGCTACGCTCAATATGATGATTTTCGAATTGGCAACGAAGAGGAATCGTATGAGCTGAAGAGTGTGGGAAAATACTCTGGTGAAGCCGGAGACTCTTTGGAAGGTCACGTTaacaaaaagttttccacATTTGATCGGGATAATGACTTGTCTACTGAAAATTGCGCCTTGAACCGTGGTGGTTGGTGGTACCTAAGTTGTTATTTCAG TAAACTCACTGGAAAGTACTATGACAGTGGTCATAATAGCTCGAGACATGGAATTAGTTGGGGTTCTTGGCATGACTCCAACTATACGATCTCGCTTACCTTCGCTGAAATGATGATTAGGCCTAAATCCTTATGA